The following are encoded in a window of Apteryx mantelli isolate bAptMan1 chromosome 17, bAptMan1.hap1, whole genome shotgun sequence genomic DNA:
- the CORO1C gene encoding coronin-1C isoform X3 — protein sequence MRVGVVSETVFLWFCKMGDRTDTMRRVVRQSKFRHVFGQAVKNDQCYDDIRVSRVTWDSSFCAVNPRFVAIIVEASGGGAFLVLPLHKTGRIDKSYPTVCGHTGPVLDIDWCPHNDQVIASGSEDCTVMVWQIPENGLTLSLTEPVVVLEGHSKRVGIVSWHPTARNVLLSAGCDNAIIIWNVGTGEALINLDDMHVDVIYNVSWNRNGSLICTSSKDKKVRVIDPRKQEIIAEKEKTHEGARPMRAIFLADGNIFTTGFSRMSERQLALWNPKNMEEPIALHEMDTSNGVLLPFYDPDTNIIYLCGKGDSSIRYFEITDESPYVHYLNTFSSKEPQRGMGFMPKRGLDVNKCEIARFFKLHERKCEPIIMTVPRKSDLFQDDLYPDTAGPEAALEAEEWFEGKNADPLLISLKHGYIPGKNRDLKVVKKNILDNKPAANKKSDLINAPKKAADASNIQNEAKLDEILKELKSIKDTITNQDERISKLEQQMAKIAD from the exons ATGAGGGTAGGCGTAGTGAGTGAAACTGTGTTTTTGTGGTTTTGCAAGATGGGGGACAGAACAG ACACAATGAGGCGAGTGGTACGACAGAGCAAATTTCGGCATGTGTTTGGCCAAGCGGTGAAAAACGATCAGTGTTACGATGACATCCGCGTTTCCCGTGTTACTTGGGATAGCTCCTTTTGTGCAGTAAACCCCAGATTTGTTGCAATAATTGTAGAAGCTAGCGGTGGTGGAGCATTCCTGGTGCTGCCTTTGCACAAG acGGGCAGAATTGACAAGTCGTATCCAACAGTTTGTGGCCACACAGGACCGGTGCTTGACATAGACTGGTGTCCTCACAATGACCAGGTCATCGCCAGCGGTTCTGAGGACTGCACTGTCATG GTGTGGCAGATTCCTGAGAACGGACTCACCCTGTCCCTGACGGAGCCGGTGGTAGTTTTAGAAGGCCATTCGAAAAGAGTCGGCATTGTGTCTTGGCATCCAACTGCGCGTAATGTGCTGCTCAGCGCAG GTTGTGATAATGCAATCATCATCTGGAATGTGGGAACAGGTGAAGCCCTCATAAACTTGGATGACATGCATGTGGATGTGATTTACAATGTGAGCTGGAATCGCAATGGCAGCCTAATCTGTACATCTTCCAAAGACAAAAAAGTTCGAGTTATTGACCCCAGGAAACAAGAAATCATTGCT gagaaagagaaaacccACGAGGGAGCCCGGCCCATGCGAGCCATTTTCCTCGCTGATGGAAACATCTTCACAACTGGCTTCAGCCGCATGAGTGAACGGCAGCTTGCCCTTTGGAATCCA aaaaacatgGAGGAGCCAATAGCCCTTCATGAGATGGACACCAGCAATGGGGTCCTGCTGCCGTTCTATGATCCGGATACCAACATTATTTACTTGTGTGGCAAG GGTGACAGCAGCATTCGCTACTTTGAGATCACGGATGAATCTCCCTATGTTCACTACCTCAACACCTTCAGCAGCAAAGAGCCGCAGAGGGGCATGGGGTTCATGCCAAAGAGGGGCCTGGATGTGAACAAGTGTGAGATTGCCAG GTTCTTCAAGCTTCACGAGAGGAAATGTGAGCCCATCATCATGACGGTCCCTCGAAAG TCGGACCTTTTCCAGGATGACCTGTACCCTGATACAGCTGGCCCTGAAGCAGCTCTGGAAGCAGAAGAGTGGTTTGAGGGGAAGAATGCTGATCCCCTTCTCATTTCCTTGAAACACGGGTACATTCCAGGCAAGAATAGGGATCTCAAAGTGGTCAAGAAGAATATACTGGACAACAAGCCCGCAGCAAACAAGAAAAGTGATCTCATAAATGCTCCAAAGAAAGCGGCTGATGCCTCAAACATT CAAAACGAAGCCAAATTGGATGAGATTTTGAAAGAGCTGAAATCTATAAAAGACACAATCACCAATCAAGACGAGCGCATTTCCAAGCTAGAACAGCAGATGGCGAAGATTGCAGACTGA
- the CORO1C gene encoding coronin-1C isoform X4 — MRRVVRQSKFRHVFGQAVKNDQCYDDIRVSRVTWDSSFCAVNPRFVAIIVEASGGGAFLVLPLHKTGRIDKSYPTVCGHTGPVLDIDWCPHNDQVIASGSEDCTVMVWQIPENGLTLSLTEPVVVLEGHSKRVGIVSWHPTARNVLLSAGCDNAIIIWNVGTGEALINLDDMHVDVIYNVSWNRNGSLICTSSKDKKVRVIDPRKQEIIAEKEKTHEGARPMRAIFLADGNIFTTGFSRMSERQLALWNPKNMEEPIALHEMDTSNGVLLPFYDPDTNIIYLCGKGDSSIRYFEITDESPYVHYLNTFSSKEPQRGMGFMPKRGLDVNKCEIARFFKLHERKCEPIIMTVPRKSDLFQDDLYPDTAGPEAALEAEEWFEGKNADPLLISLKHGYIPGKNRDLKVVKKNILDNKPAANKKSDLINAPKKAADASNIQNEAKLDEILKELKSIKDTITNQDERISKLEQQMAKIAD; from the exons ATGAGGCGAGTGGTACGACAGAGCAAATTTCGGCATGTGTTTGGCCAAGCGGTGAAAAACGATCAGTGTTACGATGACATCCGCGTTTCCCGTGTTACTTGGGATAGCTCCTTTTGTGCAGTAAACCCCAGATTTGTTGCAATAATTGTAGAAGCTAGCGGTGGTGGAGCATTCCTGGTGCTGCCTTTGCACAAG acGGGCAGAATTGACAAGTCGTATCCAACAGTTTGTGGCCACACAGGACCGGTGCTTGACATAGACTGGTGTCCTCACAATGACCAGGTCATCGCCAGCGGTTCTGAGGACTGCACTGTCATG GTGTGGCAGATTCCTGAGAACGGACTCACCCTGTCCCTGACGGAGCCGGTGGTAGTTTTAGAAGGCCATTCGAAAAGAGTCGGCATTGTGTCTTGGCATCCAACTGCGCGTAATGTGCTGCTCAGCGCAG GTTGTGATAATGCAATCATCATCTGGAATGTGGGAACAGGTGAAGCCCTCATAAACTTGGATGACATGCATGTGGATGTGATTTACAATGTGAGCTGGAATCGCAATGGCAGCCTAATCTGTACATCTTCCAAAGACAAAAAAGTTCGAGTTATTGACCCCAGGAAACAAGAAATCATTGCT gagaaagagaaaacccACGAGGGAGCCCGGCCCATGCGAGCCATTTTCCTCGCTGATGGAAACATCTTCACAACTGGCTTCAGCCGCATGAGTGAACGGCAGCTTGCCCTTTGGAATCCA aaaaacatgGAGGAGCCAATAGCCCTTCATGAGATGGACACCAGCAATGGGGTCCTGCTGCCGTTCTATGATCCGGATACCAACATTATTTACTTGTGTGGCAAG GGTGACAGCAGCATTCGCTACTTTGAGATCACGGATGAATCTCCCTATGTTCACTACCTCAACACCTTCAGCAGCAAAGAGCCGCAGAGGGGCATGGGGTTCATGCCAAAGAGGGGCCTGGATGTGAACAAGTGTGAGATTGCCAG GTTCTTCAAGCTTCACGAGAGGAAATGTGAGCCCATCATCATGACGGTCCCTCGAAAG TCGGACCTTTTCCAGGATGACCTGTACCCTGATACAGCTGGCCCTGAAGCAGCTCTGGAAGCAGAAGAGTGGTTTGAGGGGAAGAATGCTGATCCCCTTCTCATTTCCTTGAAACACGGGTACATTCCAGGCAAGAATAGGGATCTCAAAGTGGTCAAGAAGAATATACTGGACAACAAGCCCGCAGCAAACAAGAAAAGTGATCTCATAAATGCTCCAAAGAAAGCGGCTGATGCCTCAAACATT CAAAACGAAGCCAAATTGGATGAGATTTTGAAAGAGCTGAAATCTATAAAAGACACAATCACCAATCAAGACGAGCGCATTTCCAAGCTAGAACAGCAGATGGCGAAGATTGCAGACTGA